A window from Dromaius novaehollandiae isolate bDroNov1 chromosome 1, bDroNov1.hap1, whole genome shotgun sequence encodes these proteins:
- the TTLL1 gene encoding polyglutamylase complex subunit TTLL1 isoform X3, which yields MYTYKSWFEAIKCLCSTLCSGNVTTQIMAGKVKWVTDIEKSVLINNFEKRGWIQVAENEDWNFYWMSVQTIRNVFSVESGYRLSDDQIVNHFPNHYELTRKDLMVKNIKRYRKELEKEGSPLAEKDENGKYIYLDFVPVTFMLPADYNLFVEEFRKNPSSTWIMKPCGKAQGKGIFLINKLSQIKKWSRDSKTSSFVSQSSKEAYVISLYINNPLLIGGKKFDLRLYVLVSTYRPLRCYMYKLGFCRFCTVKYTPSTSELDNMFVHLTNVAIQKHGDDYNHIHGGKWTVSNLRLYLESTRGKEVTNKLFDEIHWIIVQSLKAVAPVMNNDKHCFECYGYDIIIDDKLKPWLIEVNASPSLTSSTANDRILKYNLINDTLNIAVPNGEIPDCKWNKSPPKEVLGNYEVLYDEEMAQSDGPDRDMRSRSGQTTGIKGNRARDSGKPVLTTWK from the exons atgtatacATATAAGTCTTGGTTTGAAGCAATAAAGTGTCTGTGCTCTACACTTTGTTCTGGAAACGTTACCACCCA GATAATGGCAGGAAAAGTGAAGTGGGTAACTGACATAGAAAAATCTGTTCTGATAAACAACTTTGAAAAAAGAGGCTGGATTCAGGTGGCAGAAAATGAAGACTGGAATTTTTATTG GATGAGTGTACAAACcatcagaaatgttttcagtgtgGAAAGTGGTTACCGCCTTTCTGATGACCAGATTGTCAATCATTTTCCAAACCACTATGAACTAACCAGGAAGGATTTGATGGTAAAGAATATCAAGCGATACAGAAAGGAACTTGAGAAAGAAGGGAGTCCTCTTGCAGAAAAGGATGAAAAtgggaaatatatttatttgg ATTTTGTGCCTGTTACTTTTATGCTTCCTGCTGATTACAATCTCTTTGttgaagaattcagaaaaaatccCTCCAGCACTTGGATTATGAAACCTTGTGGGAAAGCTCAAGGAAAAGGAATATTTCTCATAAATAAACTCTCTCAAATTAAAAAGTGGTCTCGAGACAGCAAAACATCTTC ATTTGTATCTCAGTCTTCCAAAGAAGCCTATGTGATTTCTCTCTATATCAACAATCCATTATTGATTGGTGGAAAGAAATTTGACCTTCGTCTATACGTTTTAGTATCTACATATCGTCCACTGAGATGTTATAT GTATAAACTTGGATTTTGCCGGTTTTGCACAGTAAAATATACACCAAGTACTAGCGAACTGGATAACATGTTTGTTCATCTTACAAATGTTGCCATTCAGAAACATGGG GATGATTACAATCATATCCATGGAGGCAAGTGGACAGTGAGTAACTTGCGTCTGTATCTGGAAAGCACCCGTGGAAAGGAAGTCACAAACAAATTATTTGATGAAATTCACTGGATAATTGTGCAGTCACTGAAGGCTGTTGCA CCTGTAATGAATAATGATAAACACTGCTTTGAGTGTTATGGATACGACATTATCATTGATGACAAGCTTAAACCATGGCTAATTGAG gtcAATGCTTCCCCTTCTCTTACTTCCAGTACTGCTAACGATCGCATCCTGAAGTACAATCTTATTAATGACACACTTAACATTGCTGTGCCTAACGGGGAAATTCCAGACTGTAAATGGAATAAATCTCCACCAAAAGAGGTTCTTGGCAATTATGAAGTCTT ATACGATGAAGAGATGGCACAAAGCGATGGGCCTGATCGTGACATGCGAAGTCGTTCTGGGCAAACcactggaataaaaggaaatcgTGCAAGAGATTCAGGAAAGCCTGTACTGACCACGTGGAAGtga
- the TTLL1 gene encoding polyglutamylase complex subunit TTLL1 isoform X2 translates to MPREAVLFPSLEVFKVQLDKALSSLVWPHRIMAGKVKWVTDIEKSVLINNFEKRGWIQVAENEDWNFYWMSVQTIRNVFSVESGYRLSDDQIVNHFPNHYELTRKDLMVKNIKRYRKELEKEGSPLAEKDENGKYIYLDFVPVTFMLPADYNLFVEEFRKNPSSTWIMKPCGKAQGKGIFLINKLSQIKKWSRDSKTSSFVSQSSKEAYVISLYINNPLLIGGKKFDLRLYVLVSTYRPLRCYMYKLGFCRFCTVKYTPSTSELDNMFVHLTNVAIQKHGDDYNHIHGGKWTVSNLRLYLESTRGKEVTNKLFDEIHWIIVQSLKAVAPVMNNDKHCFECYGYDIIIDDKLKPWLIEVNASPSLTSSTANDRILKYNLINDTLNIAVPNGEIPDCKWNKSPPKEVLGNYEVLYDEEMAQSDGPDRDMRSRSGQTTGIKGNRARDSGKPVLTTWK, encoded by the exons atgcccagagaagctgtgctatttccatccttggaggttttcaaagtgcagctggataaagccctgagcagcctggtctggccTCACAG GATAATGGCAGGAAAAGTGAAGTGGGTAACTGACATAGAAAAATCTGTTCTGATAAACAACTTTGAAAAAAGAGGCTGGATTCAGGTGGCAGAAAATGAAGACTGGAATTTTTATTG GATGAGTGTACAAACcatcagaaatgttttcagtgtgGAAAGTGGTTACCGCCTTTCTGATGACCAGATTGTCAATCATTTTCCAAACCACTATGAACTAACCAGGAAGGATTTGATGGTAAAGAATATCAAGCGATACAGAAAGGAACTTGAGAAAGAAGGGAGTCCTCTTGCAGAAAAGGATGAAAAtgggaaatatatttatttgg ATTTTGTGCCTGTTACTTTTATGCTTCCTGCTGATTACAATCTCTTTGttgaagaattcagaaaaaatccCTCCAGCACTTGGATTATGAAACCTTGTGGGAAAGCTCAAGGAAAAGGAATATTTCTCATAAATAAACTCTCTCAAATTAAAAAGTGGTCTCGAGACAGCAAAACATCTTC ATTTGTATCTCAGTCTTCCAAAGAAGCCTATGTGATTTCTCTCTATATCAACAATCCATTATTGATTGGTGGAAAGAAATTTGACCTTCGTCTATACGTTTTAGTATCTACATATCGTCCACTGAGATGTTATAT GTATAAACTTGGATTTTGCCGGTTTTGCACAGTAAAATATACACCAAGTACTAGCGAACTGGATAACATGTTTGTTCATCTTACAAATGTTGCCATTCAGAAACATGGG GATGATTACAATCATATCCATGGAGGCAAGTGGACAGTGAGTAACTTGCGTCTGTATCTGGAAAGCACCCGTGGAAAGGAAGTCACAAACAAATTATTTGATGAAATTCACTGGATAATTGTGCAGTCACTGAAGGCTGTTGCA CCTGTAATGAATAATGATAAACACTGCTTTGAGTGTTATGGATACGACATTATCATTGATGACAAGCTTAAACCATGGCTAATTGAG gtcAATGCTTCCCCTTCTCTTACTTCCAGTACTGCTAACGATCGCATCCTGAAGTACAATCTTATTAATGACACACTTAACATTGCTGTGCCTAACGGGGAAATTCCAGACTGTAAATGGAATAAATCTCCACCAAAAGAGGTTCTTGGCAATTATGAAGTCTT ATACGATGAAGAGATGGCACAAAGCGATGGGCCTGATCGTGACATGCGAAGTCGTTCTGGGCAAACcactggaataaaaggaaatcgTGCAAGAGATTCAGGAAAGCCTGTACTGACCACGTGGAAGtga
- the TTLL1 gene encoding polyglutamylase complex subunit TTLL1 isoform X1 — MRRHSVKRIPPSRPGEGERKWHKLNQERFRLDIRKNLFPRRTDKQWDSMPREAVLFPSLEVFKVQLDKALSSLVWPHRIMAGKVKWVTDIEKSVLINNFEKRGWIQVAENEDWNFYWMSVQTIRNVFSVESGYRLSDDQIVNHFPNHYELTRKDLMVKNIKRYRKELEKEGSPLAEKDENGKYIYLDFVPVTFMLPADYNLFVEEFRKNPSSTWIMKPCGKAQGKGIFLINKLSQIKKWSRDSKTSSFVSQSSKEAYVISLYINNPLLIGGKKFDLRLYVLVSTYRPLRCYMYKLGFCRFCTVKYTPSTSELDNMFVHLTNVAIQKHGDDYNHIHGGKWTVSNLRLYLESTRGKEVTNKLFDEIHWIIVQSLKAVAPVMNNDKHCFECYGYDIIIDDKLKPWLIEVNASPSLTSSTANDRILKYNLINDTLNIAVPNGEIPDCKWNKSPPKEVLGNYEVLYDEEMAQSDGPDRDMRSRSGQTTGIKGNRARDSGKPVLTTWK, encoded by the exons ATGAGGAGACACAGCGTGAAGAGGATCCCGCCGAGCCGCCCTGGTGAAGGAGAACGCAAGTGG CATAAGTTGAaccaagagaggttcaggctggatataaggaaaaacctTTTCCCCAGGAGGACAGACAAGCAGTGGGACAGcatgcccagagaagctgtgctatttccatccttggaggttttcaaagtgcagctggataaagccctgagcagcctggtctggccTCACAG GATAATGGCAGGAAAAGTGAAGTGGGTAACTGACATAGAAAAATCTGTTCTGATAAACAACTTTGAAAAAAGAGGCTGGATTCAGGTGGCAGAAAATGAAGACTGGAATTTTTATTG GATGAGTGTACAAACcatcagaaatgttttcagtgtgGAAAGTGGTTACCGCCTTTCTGATGACCAGATTGTCAATCATTTTCCAAACCACTATGAACTAACCAGGAAGGATTTGATGGTAAAGAATATCAAGCGATACAGAAAGGAACTTGAGAAAGAAGGGAGTCCTCTTGCAGAAAAGGATGAAAAtgggaaatatatttatttgg ATTTTGTGCCTGTTACTTTTATGCTTCCTGCTGATTACAATCTCTTTGttgaagaattcagaaaaaatccCTCCAGCACTTGGATTATGAAACCTTGTGGGAAAGCTCAAGGAAAAGGAATATTTCTCATAAATAAACTCTCTCAAATTAAAAAGTGGTCTCGAGACAGCAAAACATCTTC ATTTGTATCTCAGTCTTCCAAAGAAGCCTATGTGATTTCTCTCTATATCAACAATCCATTATTGATTGGTGGAAAGAAATTTGACCTTCGTCTATACGTTTTAGTATCTACATATCGTCCACTGAGATGTTATAT GTATAAACTTGGATTTTGCCGGTTTTGCACAGTAAAATATACACCAAGTACTAGCGAACTGGATAACATGTTTGTTCATCTTACAAATGTTGCCATTCAGAAACATGGG GATGATTACAATCATATCCATGGAGGCAAGTGGACAGTGAGTAACTTGCGTCTGTATCTGGAAAGCACCCGTGGAAAGGAAGTCACAAACAAATTATTTGATGAAATTCACTGGATAATTGTGCAGTCACTGAAGGCTGTTGCA CCTGTAATGAATAATGATAAACACTGCTTTGAGTGTTATGGATACGACATTATCATTGATGACAAGCTTAAACCATGGCTAATTGAG gtcAATGCTTCCCCTTCTCTTACTTCCAGTACTGCTAACGATCGCATCCTGAAGTACAATCTTATTAATGACACACTTAACATTGCTGTGCCTAACGGGGAAATTCCAGACTGTAAATGGAATAAATCTCCACCAAAAGAGGTTCTTGGCAATTATGAAGTCTT ATACGATGAAGAGATGGCACAAAGCGATGGGCCTGATCGTGACATGCGAAGTCGTTCTGGGCAAACcactggaataaaaggaaatcgTGCAAGAGATTCAGGAAAGCCTGTACTGACCACGTGGAAGtga
- the TTLL1 gene encoding polyglutamylase complex subunit TTLL1 isoform X4, with protein sequence MAGKVKWVTDIEKSVLINNFEKRGWIQVAENEDWNFYWMSVQTIRNVFSVESGYRLSDDQIVNHFPNHYELTRKDLMVKNIKRYRKELEKEGSPLAEKDENGKYIYLDFVPVTFMLPADYNLFVEEFRKNPSSTWIMKPCGKAQGKGIFLINKLSQIKKWSRDSKTSSFVSQSSKEAYVISLYINNPLLIGGKKFDLRLYVLVSTYRPLRCYMYKLGFCRFCTVKYTPSTSELDNMFVHLTNVAIQKHGDDYNHIHGGKWTVSNLRLYLESTRGKEVTNKLFDEIHWIIVQSLKAVAPVMNNDKHCFECYGYDIIIDDKLKPWLIEVNASPSLTSSTANDRILKYNLINDTLNIAVPNGEIPDCKWNKSPPKEVLGNYEVLYDEEMAQSDGPDRDMRSRSGQTTGIKGNRARDSGKPVLTTWK encoded by the exons ATGGCAGGAAAAGTGAAGTGGGTAACTGACATAGAAAAATCTGTTCTGATAAACAACTTTGAAAAAAGAGGCTGGATTCAGGTGGCAGAAAATGAAGACTGGAATTTTTATTG GATGAGTGTACAAACcatcagaaatgttttcagtgtgGAAAGTGGTTACCGCCTTTCTGATGACCAGATTGTCAATCATTTTCCAAACCACTATGAACTAACCAGGAAGGATTTGATGGTAAAGAATATCAAGCGATACAGAAAGGAACTTGAGAAAGAAGGGAGTCCTCTTGCAGAAAAGGATGAAAAtgggaaatatatttatttgg ATTTTGTGCCTGTTACTTTTATGCTTCCTGCTGATTACAATCTCTTTGttgaagaattcagaaaaaatccCTCCAGCACTTGGATTATGAAACCTTGTGGGAAAGCTCAAGGAAAAGGAATATTTCTCATAAATAAACTCTCTCAAATTAAAAAGTGGTCTCGAGACAGCAAAACATCTTC ATTTGTATCTCAGTCTTCCAAAGAAGCCTATGTGATTTCTCTCTATATCAACAATCCATTATTGATTGGTGGAAAGAAATTTGACCTTCGTCTATACGTTTTAGTATCTACATATCGTCCACTGAGATGTTATAT GTATAAACTTGGATTTTGCCGGTTTTGCACAGTAAAATATACACCAAGTACTAGCGAACTGGATAACATGTTTGTTCATCTTACAAATGTTGCCATTCAGAAACATGGG GATGATTACAATCATATCCATGGAGGCAAGTGGACAGTGAGTAACTTGCGTCTGTATCTGGAAAGCACCCGTGGAAAGGAAGTCACAAACAAATTATTTGATGAAATTCACTGGATAATTGTGCAGTCACTGAAGGCTGTTGCA CCTGTAATGAATAATGATAAACACTGCTTTGAGTGTTATGGATACGACATTATCATTGATGACAAGCTTAAACCATGGCTAATTGAG gtcAATGCTTCCCCTTCTCTTACTTCCAGTACTGCTAACGATCGCATCCTGAAGTACAATCTTATTAATGACACACTTAACATTGCTGTGCCTAACGGGGAAATTCCAGACTGTAAATGGAATAAATCTCCACCAAAAGAGGTTCTTGGCAATTATGAAGTCTT ATACGATGAAGAGATGGCACAAAGCGATGGGCCTGATCGTGACATGCGAAGTCGTTCTGGGCAAACcactggaataaaaggaaatcgTGCAAGAGATTCAGGAAAGCCTGTACTGACCACGTGGAAGtga